A genomic window from Emys orbicularis isolate rEmyOrb1 chromosome 8, rEmyOrb1.hap1, whole genome shotgun sequence includes:
- the PURA gene encoding transcriptional activator protein Pur-alpha, with product MADRDSGSEQGGGGAPGAGGSGSGGGGPGGGLQHETQELASKRVDIQNKRFYLDVKQNAKGRFLKIAEVGAGGNKSRLTLSMSVAVEFRDYLGDFIEHYAQLGPSQPPELAQAADEPRRALKSEFLVRENRKYYMDLKENQRGRFLRIRQTVNRGPGLGSTQGQTIALPAQGLIEFRDALAKLIDDYGVEEEPAELPEGTSLTVDNKRFFFDVGSNKYGVFMRVSEVKPTYRNSITVPYKVWAKFGHTFCKYSEEMKKIQEKQRDKRAAAAASGPEPQAETESSAAAAGAPGALLQADEPEED from the coding sequence ATGGCGGACAGAGACAGTGGCAGCGAGCAGGGCGGCGGGGGCGCGCCGGGCGCCGGGGGGTCGGGCTCCGGCGGCGGGGGGCCGGGGGGCGGCCTGCAGCACGAGACCCAGGAGCTGGCCTCCAAGCGGGTGGACATCCAGAACAAGCGCTTCTACCTGGACGTGAAGCAGAATGCCAAGGGCCGCTTCCTCAAGATCGCCGAGGTGGGCGCGGGCGGCAACAAGAGCCGCCTCACGCTCTCCATGTCGGTGGCCGTGGAGTTCCGCGACTACCTGGGCGACTTCATCGAGCACTACGCGCAGCTGGGCCCCAGCCAGCCGCCCGAGCTGGCGCAGGCCGCCGACGAGCCGCGCCGGGCGCTGAAGAGCGAGTTTCTGGTGCGGGAGAACCGCAAGTACTACATGGATCTGAAGGAGAACCAGCGCGGCCGCTTCCTCCGCATCCGCCAGACCGTCAACCGGGGGCCCGGCCTGGGCTCCACGCAGGGCCAGACCATCGCGCTGCCGGCGCAGGGGCTCATCGAGTTCCGCGACGCCCTGGCCAAGCTCATCGACGACTACGGCGTGGAGGAGGAGCCGGCCGAGCTGCCCGAGGGCACCTCCTTGACTGTAGACAACAAGCGCTTCTTCTTCGACGTGGGCTCCAACAAGTACGGCGTGTTCATGCGGGTGAGCGAGGTGAAGCCCACCTACCGCAACTCCATCACCGTCCCCTACAAGGTGTGGGCCAAATTCGGCCACACCTTCTGCAAGTACTCGGAGGAGATGAAGAAGATCCAGGAGAAGCAGCGGGACAAGcgggccgccgccgccgcctccgggCCCGAGCCGCAGGCGGAGACGGAGAGCAGCGCCGCCGCCGCCGgggcccccggagccctgctgcaggCCGACGAGCCGGAGGAGGATTGA